Proteins from a genomic interval of Lolium perenne isolate Kyuss_39 chromosome 1, Kyuss_2.0, whole genome shotgun sequence:
- the LOC139833456 gene encoding uncharacterized protein, producing MDKDASTGGGGKVFDHVDDSGDAVFSGLGNLSSNMTDDADESADKTIRESLDLLNQDFAAYSADSLPRFLDPPVFDRTPAVEKGNMGSPVFDYTPLRQVLESETVEATPVMEETQSQSVAGTQIVTQDYMVEEQLAKEKERQAAKLAQHQEKLTTYYRKYPAKAKSVKGNAVVNDVPPKVRKERVVCRKIKENSPLGKAAAAAAAAQPRDPLQQTYAPGGTQEDVAADKVYFFYVLILFILLNSFFVHFYICVPL from the exons ATGGATAAGGATGCTTCGACTGGTGGTGGAG gGAAGGTATTTGATCATGTTGATGATTCTGGTGATGCTGTGTTTTCTGGTTTGGGGAATTTATCTTCTAATATGACAGATGATGCTGATGAGTCAG CTGACAAGACTATAAGAGAATCTCTGGATTTGCTGAACCAGGATTTTGCTGCATATTCTGCTGACAGTTTACCGCGTTTCTTAGATCCCCCAGTATTTGACAGGACTCCTGCTGTTGAGAAGGGTAACATGGGTAGCCCTGTTTTTGATTATACTCCTCTGCGGCAAGTTCTTGAATCTGAAACAGTTGAAGCTACACCTGTAATGGAAGAAACCCAATCTCAGTCTGTGGCTGGTACTCAAATAGTTACTCAGGATTATATGGTTGAAGAACAGCTTGCGAAGGAAAAGGAGAGACAAGCTGCTAAATTAGCTCAGCACCAGGAGAAATTGACTACATATTACCGGAAATACCCTGCGAAAGCAAAGTCTGTTAAGGGTAATGCTGTTGTCAATGATGTTCCTCCTAAAGTGAGGAAAGAAAGGGTTGTTTGCAGGAAGATAAAAGAGAATTCACCTCTGGGgaaagctgctgctgctgctgctgctgcccagCCCAGAGATCCTTTGCAGCAGACATACGCCCCAGGTGGCACTCAAGAAGATGTTGCTGCTGACAAGGTTTATTTCTTTTATGTTCTTATTTTGTTTATTCTGTTAAATTCCTTTTTTGTTCACTTTTACATATGTGTACCATTGTGA
- the LOC139833453 gene encoding uncharacterized protein — MKVLYTNAAASVEEWITNAEASLGSSARKIVGLDVEYDKLSGTYFNPKKAAVIQLCVGTDVLVYHICHADERSEKLYDFFYGYRYTFAGFCVAEDRTILSRSKYYVHNVKDIQAIWRDPDNRKRTQGLKDVAGAIIDPIYFEMKDGFGRAEHRMWADPPPLPPKHLEYAARDAYATYEVFRRLDVFERGFFSLFKHPEKKRGRDW, encoded by the coding sequence ATGAAGGTTTTGTACACAAATGCAGCAGCTAGTGTTGAGGAGTGGATCACCAATGCTGAAGCTTCCCTAGGTTCTTCTGCTAGGAAGATTGTTGGTCTTGATGTTGAGTATGATAAACTCAGTGGAACCTATTTCAATCCGAAGAAAGCTGCTGTGATCCAGCTATGTGTTGGCACTGATGTTCTTGTGTACCACATATGCCATGCTGATGAGAGGAGTGAAAAGTTGTATGATTTCTTTTATGGCTATAGGTACACTTTTGCTGGGTTTTGCGTCGCAGAAGACCGCACCATTCTGTCACGGTCAAAGTACTATGTTCATAATGTTAAGGATATCCAGGCAATATGGAGAGATCCGGACAACAGGAAGAGAACTCAAGGTCTGAAGGATGTtgctggagctattatagatccaatctattttgagatgaaggatggtTTTGGAAGGGCAGAGCACAGGATGTGGGCTGATCCGCCGCCTCTACCGCCTAAGCATTTGGAATATGCTGCAAGGGATGCATATGCCACGTATGAGGTTTTTCGGAGGCTGGATGTGTTTGAGAGGGGCTTCTTCTCCTTATTCAAACATCCCGAGAAGAAGCGTGGCAGGGATTGGTGA